Genomic window (Paenibacillus sp. 37):
CTGGAAACGTTACTCAAAAGGCCAGACAAAATTTATACCCGGGATGAGCTGCTGCAGATTGGATGGGGATATGACTTTATGGGAGACAGTCGCAGTGTGGATATGACCATCATGCGACTACGGAAGAAGCTCGAGGATAACGCGGACGAACCGAAGTACGTCAAAACGATCTATGGATTTGGCTATCAACTTGGAGGTGGCGAGGCCTGAAGTATGCAACCCGGTTACTGCTGAATTATTTATTTTTCTCCGTGCTGTCTTTTGGCATCATCATTTTTGCGGTAAATAAAGCTATCGATTACTATAGCTTCGTTACCATTGAGAAACAGATGATGGAGAAGGCAGATCTGTCGGAGTTGTCCTTCCGTGAGGTGTTGGCACAGCATAGGTCCTCGTCAGGAGAGCCCCAGACGAAGGAAATTGTCAGACTTGCTCTGGAGAAGCTGAAAGCTTCAGGCAAGGAAGTACGTATCTATGACAGCTCCAAGCAGTTGCTGGGCCTAGCTGTGGATGGCATCATCATTAATGATGGCAAACCGCTTATTTTTGACAAAAATATTGAGAAAGCACTAAGGGGCAGTTATGCCTACACCGTCACGGAAGATCATCTGCTTTATTTTGCGACGCCCATTCAGGATCAATTCTACGAAAACGCTTATGTGTATGAATTCGTGGATGACATTTCCTACTTTTATGCGATCATGGATCAAATTCGTTATATCCTGTTTGTCGGTGCAGGCGGATTTATTGTGCTGATTACGTTATCCAGCCTGTGGATTGCGCGCAACACAACCAAGCCGATTAAGATACTGCTTGGCGCTGCGCAAAGTTTCTCCAGACAGGAGTTTCGGAGAGTTCATCTAAAACGGAAGGATGAGCTGGGCATGCTGGCAGATGGGCTGGATTCCATGGGGCGGCAGCTTCATGATTACATTCAGTACCAGAAACAATTTGTCTCCAACGTATCTCACGAGTTAAAAACACCCTTGGCAGCCATTCGTGGTTTCTCTCAATACTTGGTTGAAGGGGAGACCGAGAACAAGGAGCTGCAAAAA
Coding sequences:
- a CDS encoding sensor histidine kinase, which codes for MLSFGIIIFAVNKAIDYYSFVTIEKQMMEKADLSELSFREVLAQHRSSSGEPQTKEIVRLALEKLKASGKEVRIYDSSKQLLGLAVDGIIINDGKPLIFDKNIEKALRGSYAYTVTEDHLLYFATPIQDQFYENAYVYEFVDDISYFYAIMDQIRYILFVGAGGFIVLITLSSLWIARNTTKPIKILLGAAQSFSRQEFRRVHLKRKDELGMLADGLDSMGRQLHDYIQYQKQFVSNVSHELKTPLAAIRGFSQYLVEGETENKELQKIYAHLLQESDRLTRLINELLLLSRFDKAGSNDLEVEKTEMNELIQQVVMNMGAKAKDKGIEIRVSQAEEEPDDEGTTRVHANVNPMLMSHAIANLVDNAIKYSGSPSLIELKLEHTPSEVVIRIRDQGIGIAGDELERVQERFYRAKNASTANGSGLGLSICKEIVERFNGYIDIESQVGKGTTVTIVLPRA